The Swingsia samuiensis genome contains the following window.
TTCCAGAACAAAAAGTCACGATATAAACATACCCATCACCCTTTTCCCTACAAGGTCTTTATTATAAGATTAAAGTTCAATAAATGGACCTCCTTCCCATGAAACGCTTTCTTCTTTTTCTATGCATCTCTTTGGCTTGCTGTGGAAAGAAATCTCCGGGGCAGACGGCTTATGGCCCTAACTGCGGAATTTGCCATCATGGTGGAAAAGGTATGCCGGGTGAAATCCCACCTCTTGTTGGGCGACTAGATATTATCGCCCAATCCCCTGAAGGGCGGCGCTATCTAGCCGATGTACTCCTCAATGGTTTACATGGACCATTCACAACACAAGGCTATACTTATAATTATAGCATGCCTTCTTTTCGTGATCGTTTAAATGATCAGGAAATTTCTGAAATTCTTAATTGGCTTATTTCTCGTGGTGAGACTAAACCTTCTCCAATTATTACGCCTCAGGATATTGCCCACGCTCGCCTCCTCTCTGGGGACCCTGCCTTAACCTACAAAGAGCGTCAGAACCTTAACCTCAAACATCCTCTTCCTTAACTCTATCAACAGAAGATCTCATGCAACGCGTATTTTCCGGTATTCAGCCTACAGGCATTCCCCATCTTGGTAATTA
Protein-coding sequences here:
- a CDS encoding c-type cytochrome, giving the protein MKRFLLFLCISLACCGKKSPGQTAYGPNCGICHHGGKGMPGEIPPLVGRLDIIAQSPEGRRYLADVLLNGLHGPFTTQGYTYNYSMPSFRDRLNDQEISEILNWLISRGETKPSPIITPQDIAHARLLSGDPALTYKERQNLNLKHPLP